A portion of the Esox lucius isolate fEsoLuc1 chromosome 20, fEsoLuc1.pri, whole genome shotgun sequence genome contains these proteins:
- the pknox1.1 gene encoding homeobox protein PKNOX1.1 isoform X3 produces the protein MQGAEQVSRGADPEQTFGEGLTTASSPAPAEPPTPMDVDKASIYRHPLFPLLALLFEKCEQSTQGSDCITSASFDVDIANFVRSQEKEGKAFFSDDPDLDNLMVKAIQVLRIHLLELEKVSDLCKDFCSRYIACLKTKMNSETLLSGEPGSPYSPGQAFSPTKTQTSSTFTGTMSPQGIVVPASALQQGNVTVTTVNPTPVMAGMSPWHTTSTGGAVYQPVTVVNSQGHVVSQALSPQTIRIQNTQLQLQLNQDLSFFNHEESSPKNKRGVLPKQATNVMRSWLFQHIGHPYPTEDEKKQIATQTNLTLLQVNNWFINARRRILQPMLDASASETPKTKKKNPQNRPLQRFWPDSIATGMTQQQVQMADGTMVTMSMEGLQSLTSDSATLAVQQVMIGGHSEDESGDSGEDDEDDDMAGLGLNNSDSLQ, from the exons atGCAGGGAGCGGAGCAGGTGAGCCGCGGTGCTGACCCGGAGCAGACGTTTGGTGAGGGCTTGACCACTGCCTCCAGTCCGGCTCCAGCTGAACCCCCGACTCCCATGGACGTAGACAAGGCCTCCATATACCG gcaTCCATTGTTTCCACTCCTGGCCCTGCTCTTTGAGAAGTGTGAACAGTCCACGCAGGGCTCGGACTGCATCACGTCGGCCAGCTTTGACGTGGACATTGCGAACTTCGTCCGCAGCCAGGAGAAAGAGGGCAAGGCGTTCTTCAGCGACGACCCGGACCTCGACAACCTG ATGGTGAAGGCCATCCAGGTGCTGAGAATCCACCTGCTGGAGCTGGAGAAGGTGAGTGACCTGTGTAAGGACTTCTGCAGCCGCTACATCGCTTGTCTCAAGACCAAGATGAACAGTGAGACCCTGCTGAGTGGGGAGCCTGGCAGCCCTTACTCACCTGGACAGGCGTTCTCTCCCACCAAGACCCAG acCTCCAGCACTTTCACAGGAACCATGAGTCCCCAGGGGATTGTGGTGCCGGCCTCTGCCCTGCAGCAAGGCAACGTCACGGTCACTACAGTCAATCCCACGCCGGTCATGGCAGGTATGTCACCTTGGCATACAACGAGCAcag GTGGCGCTGTGTACCAGCCTGTCACCGTAGTCAACTCCCAGGGACACGTGGTGTCCCAGGCCCTCTCCCCCCAGACCATACGCATACAGAACACACAG CTTCAGCTGCAGCTCAACCAGGACCTGAGCTTCTTCAACCACGAGGAGAGCTCGCCCAAGAACAAACGAGGCGTCCTACCAAAACAGGCCACCAATGTCATGCGCTCCTGGCTATTCCAGCACATTGGG CACCCCTACCCCACTGAAGATGAGAAGAAGCAGATCGCCACCCAAACCAACTTGACCCTCCTCCAGGTCAACAATTG GTTCATAAATGCACGGAGACGGATTCTTCAGCCCATGTTGGACGCCAGTGCTTCAGAGACACCCAAAACTAAGAAGAAGAACCCCCAGAACCGGCCACTGCAGCGCTTCTGGCCAGACTCCATCGCCACCGGGATGACCCAACAACAGGTCCAAATGGCCGACG GCACCATGGTGACCATGAGCATGGAGGGTCTCCAAAGCCTGACGTCGGACAGCGCCACGCTGGCAGTGCAGCAGGTGATGATTGGCGGGCACAGCGAGGACGAATCAGGAGACAGCGGGGAGGATGACGAAGATGACGACATGGCTGGGCTGGGCCTGAATAACAGCGACTCGCTGCAGTAG
- the pknox1.1 gene encoding homeobox protein PKNOX1.1 isoform X2, with protein sequence MMAAQSVSIDKYPEGEQQMQGAEQVSRGADPEQTFGEGLTTASSPAPAEPPTPMDVDKASIYRHPLFPLLALLFEKCEQSTQGSDCITSASFDVDIANFVRSQEKEGKAFFSDDPDLDNLMVKAIQVLRIHLLELEKVSDLCKDFCSRYIACLKTKMNSETLLSGEPGSPYSPGQAFSPTKTQTSSTFTGTMSPQGIVVPASALQQGNVTVTTVNPTPVMAGGAVYQPVTVVNSQGHVVSQALSPQTIRIQNTQLQLQLNQDLSFFNHEESSPKNKRGVLPKQATNVMRSWLFQHIGHPYPTEDEKKQIATQTNLTLLQVNNWFINARRRILQPMLDASASETPKTKKKNPQNRPLQRFWPDSIATGMTQQQVQMADGTMVTMSMEGLQSLTSDSATLAVQQVMIGGHSEDESGDSGEDDEDDDMAGLGLNNSDSLQ encoded by the exons ATGATGGCTGCCCAGTCGGTTTCGATAGACAAGTACCCAGAGGGAGAACAGCAG atGCAGGGAGCGGAGCAGGTGAGCCGCGGTGCTGACCCGGAGCAGACGTTTGGTGAGGGCTTGACCACTGCCTCCAGTCCGGCTCCAGCTGAACCCCCGACTCCCATGGACGTAGACAAGGCCTCCATATACCG gcaTCCATTGTTTCCACTCCTGGCCCTGCTCTTTGAGAAGTGTGAACAGTCCACGCAGGGCTCGGACTGCATCACGTCGGCCAGCTTTGACGTGGACATTGCGAACTTCGTCCGCAGCCAGGAGAAAGAGGGCAAGGCGTTCTTCAGCGACGACCCGGACCTCGACAACCTG ATGGTGAAGGCCATCCAGGTGCTGAGAATCCACCTGCTGGAGCTGGAGAAGGTGAGTGACCTGTGTAAGGACTTCTGCAGCCGCTACATCGCTTGTCTCAAGACCAAGATGAACAGTGAGACCCTGCTGAGTGGGGAGCCTGGCAGCCCTTACTCACCTGGACAGGCGTTCTCTCCCACCAAGACCCAG acCTCCAGCACTTTCACAGGAACCATGAGTCCCCAGGGGATTGTGGTGCCGGCCTCTGCCCTGCAGCAAGGCAACGTCACGGTCACTACAGTCAATCCCACGCCGGTCATGGCAG GTGGCGCTGTGTACCAGCCTGTCACCGTAGTCAACTCCCAGGGACACGTGGTGTCCCAGGCCCTCTCCCCCCAGACCATACGCATACAGAACACACAG CTTCAGCTGCAGCTCAACCAGGACCTGAGCTTCTTCAACCACGAGGAGAGCTCGCCCAAGAACAAACGAGGCGTCCTACCAAAACAGGCCACCAATGTCATGCGCTCCTGGCTATTCCAGCACATTGGG CACCCCTACCCCACTGAAGATGAGAAGAAGCAGATCGCCACCCAAACCAACTTGACCCTCCTCCAGGTCAACAATTG GTTCATAAATGCACGGAGACGGATTCTTCAGCCCATGTTGGACGCCAGTGCTTCAGAGACACCCAAAACTAAGAAGAAGAACCCCCAGAACCGGCCACTGCAGCGCTTCTGGCCAGACTCCATCGCCACCGGGATGACCCAACAACAGGTCCAAATGGCCGACG GCACCATGGTGACCATGAGCATGGAGGGTCTCCAAAGCCTGACGTCGGACAGCGCCACGCTGGCAGTGCAGCAGGTGATGATTGGCGGGCACAGCGAGGACGAATCAGGAGACAGCGGGGAGGATGACGAAGATGACGACATGGCTGGGCTGGGCCTGAATAACAGCGACTCGCTGCAGTAG
- the pknox1.1 gene encoding homeobox protein PKNOX1.1 isoform X1, with amino-acid sequence MMAAQSVSIDKYPEGEQQMQGAEQVSRGADPEQTFGEGLTTASSPAPAEPPTPMDVDKASIYRHPLFPLLALLFEKCEQSTQGSDCITSASFDVDIANFVRSQEKEGKAFFSDDPDLDNLMVKAIQVLRIHLLELEKVSDLCKDFCSRYIACLKTKMNSETLLSGEPGSPYSPGQAFSPTKTQTSSTFTGTMSPQGIVVPASALQQGNVTVTTVNPTPVMAGMSPWHTTSTGGAVYQPVTVVNSQGHVVSQALSPQTIRIQNTQLQLQLNQDLSFFNHEESSPKNKRGVLPKQATNVMRSWLFQHIGHPYPTEDEKKQIATQTNLTLLQVNNWFINARRRILQPMLDASASETPKTKKKNPQNRPLQRFWPDSIATGMTQQQVQMADGTMVTMSMEGLQSLTSDSATLAVQQVMIGGHSEDESGDSGEDDEDDDMAGLGLNNSDSLQ; translated from the exons ATGATGGCTGCCCAGTCGGTTTCGATAGACAAGTACCCAGAGGGAGAACAGCAG atGCAGGGAGCGGAGCAGGTGAGCCGCGGTGCTGACCCGGAGCAGACGTTTGGTGAGGGCTTGACCACTGCCTCCAGTCCGGCTCCAGCTGAACCCCCGACTCCCATGGACGTAGACAAGGCCTCCATATACCG gcaTCCATTGTTTCCACTCCTGGCCCTGCTCTTTGAGAAGTGTGAACAGTCCACGCAGGGCTCGGACTGCATCACGTCGGCCAGCTTTGACGTGGACATTGCGAACTTCGTCCGCAGCCAGGAGAAAGAGGGCAAGGCGTTCTTCAGCGACGACCCGGACCTCGACAACCTG ATGGTGAAGGCCATCCAGGTGCTGAGAATCCACCTGCTGGAGCTGGAGAAGGTGAGTGACCTGTGTAAGGACTTCTGCAGCCGCTACATCGCTTGTCTCAAGACCAAGATGAACAGTGAGACCCTGCTGAGTGGGGAGCCTGGCAGCCCTTACTCACCTGGACAGGCGTTCTCTCCCACCAAGACCCAG acCTCCAGCACTTTCACAGGAACCATGAGTCCCCAGGGGATTGTGGTGCCGGCCTCTGCCCTGCAGCAAGGCAACGTCACGGTCACTACAGTCAATCCCACGCCGGTCATGGCAGGTATGTCACCTTGGCATACAACGAGCAcag GTGGCGCTGTGTACCAGCCTGTCACCGTAGTCAACTCCCAGGGACACGTGGTGTCCCAGGCCCTCTCCCCCCAGACCATACGCATACAGAACACACAG CTTCAGCTGCAGCTCAACCAGGACCTGAGCTTCTTCAACCACGAGGAGAGCTCGCCCAAGAACAAACGAGGCGTCCTACCAAAACAGGCCACCAATGTCATGCGCTCCTGGCTATTCCAGCACATTGGG CACCCCTACCCCACTGAAGATGAGAAGAAGCAGATCGCCACCCAAACCAACTTGACCCTCCTCCAGGTCAACAATTG GTTCATAAATGCACGGAGACGGATTCTTCAGCCCATGTTGGACGCCAGTGCTTCAGAGACACCCAAAACTAAGAAGAAGAACCCCCAGAACCGGCCACTGCAGCGCTTCTGGCCAGACTCCATCGCCACCGGGATGACCCAACAACAGGTCCAAATGGCCGACG GCACCATGGTGACCATGAGCATGGAGGGTCTCCAAAGCCTGACGTCGGACAGCGCCACGCTGGCAGTGCAGCAGGTGATGATTGGCGGGCACAGCGAGGACGAATCAGGAGACAGCGGGGAGGATGACGAAGATGACGACATGGCTGGGCTGGGCCTGAATAACAGCGACTCGCTGCAGTAG